One genomic segment of Styela clava chromosome 3, kaStyClav1.hap1.2, whole genome shotgun sequence includes these proteins:
- the LOC120342898 gene encoding uncharacterized protein LOC120342898 isoform X1: MSNTDENENEKLSSEENHTNQMAVPILPPSGDASELMLRILLEQINKFQEQTKKLIGDQNNKLEETNNQVKNQSGIIAEQNTKLEETNNQVKNQAGIMAEQNKKLEEFDEQVKSQAEIIAEQNEKFNDVNENLRNVQNELEGFKNFQSMYKNLAERPTFIWIWRIATK; encoded by the exons ATGTCGAACACTgatgaaaatgaaaatgaaaagctGTCCAGTGAAGAGAATCATACCAATCAG ATGGCTGTGCCGATTCTTCCTCCGTCCGGCGATGCAAGTGAACTAATGCTGAGAATATTGCTtgagcaaataaataaattccaa GAGCAAACAAAGAAACTGATAGGAGACCAAAACAACAAGTTG gAAGAAACCAATAACCAAGTCAAAAATCAATCTGGGATAATTGCAGAGCAAAATACGAAGTTG gAAGAAACCAATAACCAAGTCAAAAATCAAGCTGGGATAATGGCAGAGCAAAATAAGAAGTTG gaGGAATTCGATGAACAAGTCAAAAGTCAAGCTGAAATAATAGCAGAGCAAAACGAAAAATTT AATGACGTGAATGAAAATTTACGCAATGTTCAGAATGAGTTGGAAGGCTTCAAG AATTTCCAGTCAATGTACAAGAA